From Halomicrobium salinisoli, the proteins below share one genomic window:
- a CDS encoding 2'-5' RNA ligase family protein, which yields MYSLNVPVPGRVAALAADLARELPGAYDRRRGEHTLVVKRLGDDAPPAVLEARARELLADRPPFAVRVDGIDMFEEATTGSSPVIYLSVESPGLFDLHEYLCEYFDPLPEIEGEDYTPHVTLARDCEMAAAERLCERDVESIEWVVDELSFLDAERSNEVGRVALG from the coding sequence GTGTACAGCCTGAACGTTCCCGTTCCCGGTCGGGTCGCCGCGCTCGCCGCCGACCTGGCGCGCGAGCTACCCGGCGCCTACGACCGCCGCCGCGGCGAGCACACGCTCGTCGTCAAGCGCCTGGGCGACGACGCTCCCCCTGCGGTTCTGGAGGCGCGCGCCCGCGAACTGCTGGCCGACCGGCCCCCGTTCGCCGTCCGCGTCGACGGCATCGACATGTTCGAGGAGGCCACGACCGGCTCCTCGCCGGTGATCTACCTCTCCGTCGAGAGCCCCGGACTGTTCGACCTGCACGAGTACCTCTGTGAGTACTTCGACCCGCTCCCCGAGATCGAGGGCGAGGACTACACACCGCACGTCACGCTCGCCCGCGACTGCGAGATGGCCGCCGCGGAGCGCCTCTGCGAGCGCGACGTGGAGTCCATCGAGTGGGTCGTCGACGAGCTGTCCTTCCTCGACGCCGAGCGCAGCAACGAGGTCGGGCGCGTCGCACTCGGCTGA
- a CDS encoding helix-turn-helix transcriptional regulator, with protein sequence MPDLRRVVAAVAALCLLTAPAGAAGLGGLAQESVDPDAVVMGVALQEDGDAEWTVTYRVRLADDNETAAFEDLRDDVRANESAYADRFADRMGGTVAAAENATGREMAVENASVDAETTALPQEYGVLTYRFRWTNFAAVEGDEIRAGDALGGLFLDGESRLRMNWPESYERASATPSPDATGEREVAWQGPRDFDADEPRLVVAPGAAATPTEVPPGESDAGGGVWIVALSALLGLAGVAAVLWANRRYGWTDWTLAGGDGDDGADDAASSGGEDADGGDAAAAPVSAGDDGSPPELLSNEERVLTLLEQHGGRMKQQQVAADLDWTAAKTSQVIGDLRDDDEVETFRIGRENVVTLPDVDVAGDAEGS encoded by the coding sequence ATGCCGGACCTGAGACGCGTCGTCGCGGCCGTCGCCGCCCTCTGCCTGCTGACGGCACCGGCGGGGGCGGCCGGCCTGGGCGGACTGGCACAGGAGAGCGTCGATCCGGACGCCGTCGTGATGGGCGTCGCCCTCCAGGAGGACGGCGACGCCGAGTGGACGGTGACCTACCGCGTGCGCCTCGCGGACGACAACGAGACGGCCGCCTTCGAGGACCTGCGGGACGATGTCCGCGCCAACGAGTCGGCCTACGCCGACCGCTTCGCCGATCGGATGGGCGGGACGGTCGCCGCGGCGGAGAACGCGACCGGCCGCGAGATGGCCGTCGAGAACGCCTCCGTCGACGCCGAGACGACGGCCCTGCCCCAGGAGTACGGCGTGCTCACCTACCGCTTCCGGTGGACGAACTTCGCGGCCGTCGAGGGCGACGAAATTCGCGCCGGCGACGCGCTGGGCGGCCTGTTCCTCGACGGGGAGAGCCGGCTCCGGATGAACTGGCCCGAGAGCTACGAGCGGGCGAGCGCGACGCCGTCGCCCGACGCGACCGGGGAGCGGGAGGTCGCCTGGCAGGGCCCGCGGGACTTCGACGCCGACGAACCGCGACTGGTCGTCGCCCCCGGCGCCGCGGCGACCCCGACCGAGGTGCCCCCGGGCGAGAGCGACGCCGGAGGGGGAGTCTGGATCGTCGCTCTCTCCGCCCTCCTCGGGCTGGCCGGCGTCGCGGCCGTCCTGTGGGCGAACCGGCGGTACGGGTGGACCGACTGGACGCTCGCCGGGGGCGACGGCGACGACGGGGCGGACGACGCCGCGAGCAGCGGCGGCGAAGACGCCGACGGCGGCGACGCGGCCGCCGCGCCGGTCTCGGCCGGGGACGACGGGTCGCCGCCGGAGCTGCTGAGCAACGAGGAGCGCGTCCTGACGCTGCTGGAGCAACACGGCGGGCGGATGAAGCAACAGCAGGTCGCCGCGGATCTCGACTGGACCGCGGCCAAGACCAGCCAGGTGATCGGCGACCTCCGGGACGACGACGAGGTGGAGACGTTCCGCATCGGACGGGAGAACGTCGTGACGCTGCCCGACGTGGACGTCGCCGGCGACGCCGAGGGCTCGTAA
- a CDS encoding DUF7345 domain-containing protein, whose protein sequence is MRRTGRTLLIGAVALLTVAATVPAPAAAQDPEPAFVVDLAESGDAAVSVTYAFDLDTDAERQAFRDLRDNESAREAYAARFGDRLRSVAANAENASGREMAVEDVTIDVATDDRTGVVTLSADWRGLAATTDGGLAVTEPFASGFAPDRQFVIALPDGYEASEVAPEPAGSGDGRLTWSAGTDLDGFELVAAESGGGDAATADGDRSTAADGPGFGVAAALAGLVAAALLARRRA, encoded by the coding sequence ATGCGACGGACTGGACGCACACTGCTGATCGGCGCGGTGGCGCTGCTGACCGTCGCGGCGACCGTTCCCGCCCCGGCAGCCGCGCAGGACCCCGAACCGGCGTTCGTCGTCGACCTCGCGGAGAGCGGCGACGCTGCCGTGTCGGTGACGTACGCGTTCGACCTGGACACCGACGCCGAGCGGCAGGCGTTCCGCGACCTCCGCGACAACGAGAGCGCCCGCGAGGCGTACGCGGCCCGCTTCGGCGACCGCCTGCGGAGCGTCGCCGCGAACGCCGAGAACGCGAGCGGCCGCGAGATGGCCGTCGAGGACGTGACGATCGACGTCGCGACGGACGACCGGACCGGCGTCGTGACGCTGTCGGCCGACTGGCGCGGGCTGGCCGCGACGACCGACGGGGGACTCGCCGTCACCGAGCCCTTCGCCAGCGGCTTCGCGCCGGACCGGCAGTTCGTGATCGCGCTGCCCGACGGCTACGAGGCCAGCGAGGTCGCGCCCGAGCCGGCCGGCTCCGGCGACGGCCGGCTGACGTGGTCGGCCGGGACGGACCTCGACGGGTTCGAACTGGTCGCCGCCGAGAGCGGCGGTGGCGACGCCGCGACCGCCGACGGCGACCGGTCGACCGCGGCCGACGGGCCCGGATTCGGCGTCGCCGCGGCGCTCGCCGGACTCGTCGCCGCAGCGCTGCTGGCCCGCCGGCGAGCGTAG
- a CDS encoding argininosuccinate synthase, with amino-acid sequence MPDGNGTVALAFSGGLDTTVCVPLLKEEYGYDEVIGVTVDVGQPDYEFDEAEETAEALGLDHYVVDAQAEFADLCLTAVKANADYQGYPLGTALARPVIAEAILEVAVEQGCDAVAHGCTGKGNDQLRFEAVWRDSDLEVIAPVRELGLTREWENEYAEEKGLPVEGGDGGRYSIDTNLWSRSIEGSELEDPSTIPEDDIYLWTENPSGKDAELVEIEFEEGEAVAVDGEDLGSVELIEQLNERAGAHGVGRTDMMEDRMLGLKVRENYEHPAATVLLTAHEALEGLVLTAEEREFKQQVDQQWSQKGYQGLIDAPLTGALEAFIDETNERVTGTVTVKMEGGHCRAVSRESDYAVYSESAASFNEEDVTGGITQADATGVAKYHGFQSRLANRVLEKAKKEGEVATDGSGISAAEEEE; translated from the coding sequence ATGCCAGACGGAAACGGAACGGTCGCGCTCGCCTTCTCCGGCGGGCTCGACACGACGGTCTGCGTACCGCTGCTGAAAGAAGAGTACGGCTACGACGAGGTCATCGGCGTCACGGTCGACGTCGGCCAGCCCGACTACGAGTTCGACGAGGCCGAGGAGACGGCCGAGGCGCTGGGGCTCGACCACTACGTCGTCGACGCCCAGGCGGAGTTCGCGGACCTCTGTCTCACGGCCGTCAAGGCCAACGCCGACTACCAGGGCTACCCGCTTGGCACCGCGCTCGCGCGCCCGGTCATCGCCGAGGCGATCCTCGAGGTCGCCGTCGAGCAGGGCTGTGACGCCGTCGCCCACGGCTGTACGGGCAAGGGCAACGATCAACTGCGCTTCGAGGCCGTCTGGCGCGACTCCGACCTCGAAGTGATCGCGCCGGTCCGCGAACTCGGCCTCACCCGCGAGTGGGAGAACGAGTACGCCGAGGAGAAGGGCCTGCCCGTCGAGGGCGGCGACGGCGGCCGCTACTCCATCGACACGAACCTCTGGAGCCGCTCCATCGAGGGCTCCGAACTGGAGGACCCCTCGACGATCCCCGAGGACGACATCTACCTCTGGACGGAGAACCCCTCCGGCAAGGACGCCGAGCTCGTCGAGATCGAGTTCGAGGAGGGCGAGGCCGTCGCCGTCGACGGCGAGGACCTCGGCTCCGTCGAGCTCATCGAGCAGCTCAACGAGCGCGCGGGCGCCCACGGCGTCGGCCGCACGGACATGATGGAGGACCGCATGCTCGGGCTGAAGGTCCGCGAGAACTACGAGCACCCCGCGGCGACGGTGCTGCTGACGGCCCACGAGGCGCTGGAGGGCCTCGTCCTCACGGCCGAGGAGCGCGAGTTCAAGCAGCAGGTCGACCAGCAGTGGTCCCAGAAGGGCTACCAGGGCCTGATCGACGCGCCGCTGACGGGCGCGCTGGAGGCCTTTATCGACGAGACCAACGAGCGCGTGACCGGCACGGTCACGGTCAAGATGGAGGGCGGCCACTGCCGCGCCGTCTCCCGCGAGTCCGACTACGCCGTCTACAGCGAGTCGGCCGCCTCGTTCAACGAGGAGGACGTCACCGGCGGCATCACCCAGGCGGACGCCACGGGCGTCGCCAAGTACCACGGCTTCCAGTCGCGCCTCGCCAACCGCGTGCTCGAGAAGGCGAAGAAGGAGGGGGAGGTCGCCACCGACGGCAGCGGCATCTCCGCCGCCGAAGAGGAGGAGTGA
- the argH gene encoding argininosuccinate lyase has translation MSEDEPGAGAGESMDAPDSESAVRRDRFSGGPARVFMSSLDDDERIFAADVAVDRAHVVMLAEQDVIDDETAGDILAALDEVEAAGHDELSDGEDVHEAIETAVIDRVGPDGGRMHTARSRNDEVAACIRYRLREDLLTLVRTVVDARKQLLDVAADHTETVMPGYTHLQPAQPTTVAHWIASYEQALQRDTARLLDAYERVNRNPLGAAAFAGTPFDVDRERTAELLGFEGIVENSMDAAAARDALVEATAAAATLATTLSGLAEDVVVFANRGFVELSDDYASTSSIMPQKKNPDTMELVRGRTGDATAGLQGLLTTLKGLPRAYNRDLQRAGRHAWDAIDSVTESVAVATGAVVTADWPAEDLEAAAGEGFSTATGVADRLAMAGVPFRTAHEVVAAAAGEDYEGDAPDVEALAATAEDVLGEPLTEYVDRETLAATLSPAESVAMRDSRGGPAPEAVAAQLATARDVLADDRDALTEHREAVAAAADLLRSEVDGYV, from the coding sequence ATGAGCGAGGACGAACCCGGCGCGGGAGCGGGCGAGAGCATGGACGCCCCCGACAGCGAATCTGCCGTCCGCCGCGACCGCTTCAGCGGCGGCCCCGCCCGCGTGTTCATGTCCTCGCTCGACGACGACGAGCGCATCTTCGCCGCGGACGTCGCGGTCGACCGCGCCCACGTCGTGATGCTGGCCGAGCAGGACGTCATCGACGACGAGACCGCCGGCGACATTCTGGCGGCGCTGGACGAGGTCGAGGCGGCCGGCCACGACGAACTGTCCGACGGCGAAGACGTCCACGAGGCCATCGAGACGGCGGTCATCGATCGCGTCGGGCCCGACGGCGGACGGATGCACACCGCCCGCTCGCGCAACGACGAGGTGGCGGCCTGCATCCGTTACCGCCTGCGCGAGGACCTGCTGACCCTCGTCAGAACTGTCGTCGACGCCCGCAAGCAGTTGCTCGACGTGGCCGCAGACCACACCGAGACGGTGATGCCCGGCTACACGCACCTCCAACCGGCCCAGCCGACGACGGTGGCCCACTGGATCGCCTCCTACGAGCAGGCGCTGCAGCGCGATACGGCGCGCCTGCTTGACGCCTACGAGCGGGTCAACCGCAACCCCCTCGGCGCCGCGGCGTTCGCCGGGACGCCCTTCGACGTGGATCGCGAGCGGACGGCCGAACTGCTCGGATTCGAGGGCATCGTCGAGAACTCCATGGACGCCGCGGCCGCCCGCGACGCGCTGGTCGAGGCGACCGCCGCGGCGGCGACGCTGGCGACGACCCTCTCGGGGCTGGCCGAGGACGTCGTCGTCTTCGCCAACCGCGGGTTCGTGGAGCTGTCGGACGACTACGCGTCGACGTCGTCGATCATGCCCCAGAAGAAGAACCCGGACACGATGGAGCTCGTCCGAGGCCGCACCGGCGACGCGACCGCCGGCCTCCAGGGCCTGCTGACGACGCTGAAGGGGCTGCCCCGCGCCTACAACCGCGACCTGCAGCGGGCGGGGCGGCACGCCTGGGACGCCATCGACAGCGTCACCGAGAGCGTCGCGGTGGCGACCGGCGCGGTGGTGACGGCGGACTGGCCCGCCGAGGACCTCGAAGCGGCGGCGGGCGAGGGCTTCTCGACGGCGACCGGCGTCGCCGACCGCCTGGCGATGGCCGGGGTCCCGTTCCGGACGGCCCACGAGGTCGTCGCGGCGGCCGCCGGCGAGGACTACGAGGGTGACGCACCCGACGTCGAGGCGCTGGCGGCGACCGCCGAGGACGTCCTCGGCGAGCCCCTGACGGAGTACGTCGACCGCGAGACGCTGGCCGCGACGCTGTCGCCCGCCGAGAGCGTCGCGATGCGGGACTCCCGCGGCGGGCCCGCGCCGGAGGCGGTCGCGGCGCAACTGGCGACGGCCCGCGACGTTCTGGCAGACGACCGCGACGCGCTGACCGAGCACCGGGAGGCCGTCGCGGCGGCCGCGGACCTGCTTCGCTCGGAGGTGGACGGCTATGTCTGA
- the lysW gene encoding lysine biosynthesis protein LysW: MAECVECGAEVSLHDNLEVGEIVDCATCGAELEVVDTDPVELDSAPELEEDWGE, from the coding sequence ATGGCAGAATGCGTCGAGTGCGGGGCCGAGGTCTCCCTGCACGACAACCTGGAAGTTGGAGAGATCGTCGACTGTGCGACCTGCGGCGCCGAGCTCGAGGTCGTCGACACCGACCCCGTCGAGCTCGACTCGGCCCCCGAACTGGAAGAGGACTGGGGCGAGTAA
- the lysX gene encoding lysine biosynthesis protein LysX — MNVGILYSRIRRDEKLLLSELRDRDHEVTKIDVRKEQFNIEDPPEVFEDVDVVVDRCLATSRSVYATKFVDAYGIPVVNGPETAEVCSDKVKNSLALVEHGVPTPNTEVAFTKDAAMEAIEDFGYPCVLKPVVGSWGRLMAKIDSRSAAEAILEHKETLGHYEHKVFYVQEFVDKPGRDIRVVALDGEPVAAMVRESDHWLTNAAKGAETDTFELDDRALELVEKASDAVGGGLLGVDLMEVGVDEDSEDPEPEDYTVHEVNHTVEFKALNEVTGVDVPARVVDWLENKVDQESEVTA; from the coding sequence ATGAACGTAGGAATACTCTACTCGCGCATCCGCCGGGACGAGAAGCTACTGCTCTCGGAGCTGCGCGACCGCGATCACGAGGTCACCAAGATCGACGTCCGCAAGGAGCAGTTCAACATCGAGGACCCGCCGGAGGTCTTCGAGGACGTCGACGTCGTCGTCGACCGCTGTCTGGCGACGAGCCGCTCGGTGTACGCGACCAAGTTCGTCGACGCCTACGGCATCCCGGTCGTCAACGGCCCGGAGACCGCCGAGGTCTGCTCGGACAAGGTCAAGAACAGTCTGGCGCTGGTCGAGCACGGCGTCCCGACGCCGAACACGGAGGTGGCGTTCACCAAGGACGCCGCCATGGAGGCCATCGAGGACTTTGGCTATCCGTGCGTCCTCAAGCCCGTCGTGGGCTCGTGGGGCCGCCTGATGGCCAAGATCGACTCCCGGTCGGCCGCCGAGGCCATCCTCGAGCACAAGGAGACGCTGGGCCACTACGAGCACAAGGTCTTCTACGTCCAGGAGTTCGTCGACAAGCCCGGCCGGGACATCCGCGTCGTGGCGCTGGACGGCGAACCCGTCGCCGCGATGGTCCGCGAGTCGGACCACTGGCTCACCAACGCGGCGAAGGGCGCCGAGACGGACACCTTCGAGCTGGACGACCGCGCGCTCGAACTGGTCGAGAAGGCCAGCGACGCCGTCGGCGGCGGCCTGCTCGGCGTCGACCTGATGGAGGTCGGCGTTGACGAGGACAGCGAGGATCCGGAGCCCGAGGACTACACCGTCCACGAGGTCAACCACACGGTGGAGTTCAAGGCGCTCAACGAGGTGACCGGCGTGGACGTGCCCGCCCGCGTCGTCGACTGGCTGGAGAACAAGGTCGACCAGGAGTCGGAGGTGACGGCATGA
- the argC gene encoding N-acetyl-gamma-glutamyl-phosphate reductase, translating to MTYSASVVGASGFTGGELLRILDGHPEFRTIQATSRSKENKTIGHVHPNLRHKDLRFSDPQDLESVDVLFAATPHGVSMERIDAFQEVADTVVDLSADFRLDSEEQYDEWYDGHARPELLEESEYALPELNRENLPGADLIASGGCNATATITGLLPLFENDILSGDEQVVVDVKVGSSEGGAGGGEASSHPERSGVVRPYAPTGHRHEAEIQQFLGLDVSFTVHAVDMIRGASATCHIFPDGPVSKGDLWGAYRGSYEDEPFVRMASGGGGVYRYPEPKAVAGTNYAEVGFEVDPANKRLVVFSAIDNMMKGSAGQAVHAANVALGIEETAGLSLTGFHPVGAP from the coding sequence ATGACGTACTCCGCGAGCGTCGTCGGCGCCTCCGGGTTCACCGGCGGCGAACTGCTGCGCATCCTCGACGGCCACCCCGAGTTCCGCACGATCCAGGCCACCAGCCGCTCGAAGGAGAACAAGACGATCGGCCACGTCCATCCGAATCTCCGACACAAGGACCTGCGCTTCTCCGACCCGCAGGACCTGGAGAGCGTGGACGTGCTGTTCGCGGCGACGCCTCACGGCGTCTCCATGGAGCGCATCGACGCGTTCCAGGAGGTCGCGGATACGGTCGTCGACCTCTCGGCGGACTTCCGCCTCGACAGCGAGGAGCAGTACGACGAGTGGTACGACGGGCACGCCCGCCCCGAACTGCTCGAAGAGTCGGAGTACGCGCTGCCGGAACTCAACCGGGAGAACCTGCCCGGAGCGGACCTGATCGCATCCGGCGGCTGCAACGCCACGGCGACGATCACGGGCCTGCTGCCGCTGTTCGAGAACGACATCCTCTCCGGCGACGAGCAGGTCGTCGTCGACGTGAAGGTCGGCTCCTCTGAGGGCGGGGCCGGCGGCGGCGAGGCGTCGAGTCACCCCGAGCGCTCGGGCGTCGTCCGCCCCTACGCCCCGACGGGCCACCGCCACGAGGCCGAGATCCAGCAGTTCCTCGGCCTGGACGTCTCCTTCACCGTGCACGCGGTGGACATGATCCGCGGGGCCTCTGCGACGTGTCACATCTTCCCCGACGGGCCCGTCTCGAAGGGCGACCTGTGGGGGGCCTACCGCGGGAGCTACGAGGACGAACCGTTCGTCCGCATGGCCTCGGGCGGTGGCGGCGTCTACCGCTACCCCGAGCCCAAGGCCGTCGCGGGCACGAACTACGCCGAGGTCGGCTTCGAGGTCGACCCCGCGAACAAGCGCCTCGTGGTCTTCTCGGCCATCGACAACATGATGAAGGGCTCGGCCGGCCAGGCGGTCCACGCCGCCAACGTCGCGCTGGGCATCGAGGAGACCGCGGGCCTTTCGCTGACCGGGTTCCACCCGGTCGGCGCGCCGTAA
- a CDS encoding acetylglutamate/acetylaminoadipate kinase, translating into MTTVIKVGGARAVDPAGALSDVASLYEDGEDLVLVHGGSTAVDDTLERLGMEPEYVETPSGVVGRFTDEETMEVFEMVFGHLNTQLVAGLQSQGVDAVGLNGVDGKLLHGPRKSAVRVVEDGTKKIRRGDHSGTIKAVNADLLEDLLDGSYVPVASPPMAGADDGEITPVNTDADRTAAAIAAALDARLVLLTDVEGVYEDPDDPETLIESVETPDEWADLGDAAEGFMSRKVMAAEEALSGGATEVVVADANADDPVLAALDGSGTHVYADALEGTQ; encoded by the coding sequence ATGACTACGGTCATCAAAGTAGGCGGCGCCCGCGCCGTCGATCCCGCGGGCGCCCTGTCCGACGTCGCATCGCTGTACGAGGACGGCGAGGACCTCGTCCTCGTCCACGGCGGCTCGACCGCCGTCGACGACACCCTGGAGCGACTGGGGATGGAGCCGGAGTACGTCGAGACGCCATCGGGCGTCGTCGGACGCTTCACCGACGAGGAGACGATGGAGGTGTTCGAGATGGTCTTCGGCCACCTCAACACCCAGCTCGTCGCCGGCCTCCAGAGCCAGGGCGTCGACGCGGTCGGGCTGAACGGCGTGGACGGGAAGCTGCTACACGGCCCGCGCAAGTCGGCCGTCCGGGTCGTCGAGGACGGCACGAAGAAGATCCGCCGGGGCGACCACAGCGGGACGATCAAGGCGGTCAACGCCGATCTGCTGGAGGACCTCCTCGACGGCAGCTACGTCCCCGTGGCGAGCCCGCCGATGGCCGGCGCGGACGACGGCGAGATCACGCCCGTCAACACGGACGCCGACCGCACGGCGGCCGCTATCGCGGCCGCACTCGACGCCCGGCTAGTCCTGCTGACCGACGTCGAGGGCGTCTACGAGGACCCCGACGACCCCGAGACGCTGATCGAGTCCGTCGAGACGCCCGACGAGTGGGCGGACCTCGGGGACGCCGCGGAGGGCTTCATGAGCCGGAAGGTCATGGCCGCCGAGGAAGCGCTTTCCGGCGGGGCGACCGAGGTGGTCGTCGCCGACGCCAACGCCGACGACCCCGTGCTCGCCGCGCTGGACGGAAGCGGAACGCACGTGTACGCGGATGCCCTGGAGGGTACCCAATGA
- a CDS encoding aspartate aminotransferase family protein, whose amino-acid sequence MSGFVFNEKPIQIERGDGPWLYDTDGNEYLDMGASYACVPLGHGHEAVDGAAKEQIDKLTYVQASYPNEARTRLYGRLADTAPDPINKTWLCNSGTEANEAALKFARSATGNSKLIATMQGFHGRTMGSLATTWKDKYKKPYEPLAGDVEFVPYDDPDAIREAVDDETAGVIVEPVQGEGGINPASTEFLQAAREATEDAGAALIFDEVQTGMGRTGTLWAAEQSGVVPDVITSAKGLGNGFPVGATLCREWIAENYGSHASTFSGGPVISAAADATVSTIVEEDIPGHAAEVGDYLQSELESALGDEVREVRGEGLMVGIEVKRGAMRYLKQLAMDQGVLALPAGRTVVRLLPPLTIEEEHADHVVDAVAEVIG is encoded by the coding sequence ATGAGCGGCTTCGTCTTCAACGAGAAACCGATCCAGATCGAGCGCGGGGACGGCCCGTGGCTGTACGACACCGACGGCAACGAGTACCTCGACATGGGGGCCTCCTACGCCTGCGTCCCGCTGGGCCACGGTCACGAGGCCGTCGACGGGGCGGCCAAGGAGCAGATTGACAAGCTCACCTACGTGCAGGCGTCCTACCCCAACGAGGCCCGGACGCGCCTCTACGGGCGGCTGGCCGACACCGCACCTGATCCGATAAACAAGACGTGGCTCTGCAACTCCGGCACGGAGGCCAACGAGGCGGCCCTGAAGTTCGCCCGCTCGGCGACGGGCAACTCGAAGCTGATCGCCACGATGCAGGGGTTCCACGGCCGCACCATGGGGTCGCTGGCGACCACCTGGAAGGACAAGTACAAGAAGCCCTACGAGCCGCTGGCCGGCGACGTGGAGTTCGTGCCCTACGACGACCCCGACGCGATCCGCGAGGCCGTCGACGACGAGACGGCCGGCGTCATCGTCGAGCCCGTCCAGGGCGAGGGCGGTATCAACCCCGCATCGACCGAGTTCCTGCAGGCCGCCCGCGAGGCGACCGAGGACGCGGGCGCGGCGCTCATCTTCGACGAGGTCCAGACCGGCATGGGCCGGACGGGGACGCTGTGGGCCGCCGAGCAGTCCGGCGTGGTGCCCGACGTCATCACCTCGGCGAAGGGGCTGGGCAACGGCTTCCCCGTCGGCGCGACGCTGTGTCGCGAGTGGATCGCCGAGAACTACGGCTCCCACGCCTCGACGTTCTCCGGCGGTCCGGTCATCTCCGCCGCGGCGGACGCCACCGTCTCGACCATCGTCGAGGAGGACATTCCGGGCCACGCCGCCGAGGTCGGCGACTACCTCCAGTCCGAACTGGAGTCGGCGCTGGGCGACGAGGTCCGCGAGGTCCGCGGCGAGGGCCTGATGGTCGGCATCGAGGTCAAGCGCGGCGCGATGCGCTACCTCAAGCAGCTGGCGATGGATCAGGGCGTGCTGGCGCTGCCCGCCGGCCGGACCGTGGTGCGCCTGCTGCCGCCGCTGACCATCGAGGAGGAGCACGCCGACCACGTGGTCGACGCCGTGGCCGAGGTGATAGGATGA
- a CDS encoding [LysW]-lysine hydrolase: MSQGAAASVSDQAARDLLEETVRIPSVTREEGEAAEHLVDFFEEHGREAWIDEVGNVRAPADDGVLLTSHIDTVPGDIPVRIEENDEGEEELWGRGSVDAKGPLCAMAVAAVRTGASFVGVVGEEVDSRGGRYLVEDRDDEPGAVINGEPSGWEGITLGYRGLLAGTFVATSESGHSSRPENNAIQDAIDWWSAVDDEFEPDEWVPVFERVTCKPVSMDGGISDDGLSVEATMDVQLRVPPEHTTEEIREIADGHLENGTVHWDDQVEPVMQSPRTEAARAFRAAIRQTGGDPSLLRKTGTSDMNVYAQEWDCPMVTYGPGDSDLDHAPDEHIVLAEYDRAVAVLENATERLL; this comes from the coding sequence ATGAGCCAGGGCGCCGCGGCCTCGGTCTCCGACCAGGCGGCCCGCGACCTGCTGGAGGAGACGGTCCGCATCCCCTCCGTCACGCGCGAGGAGGGCGAGGCGGCCGAGCACCTGGTCGACTTCTTCGAGGAGCACGGCCGCGAGGCCTGGATCGACGAGGTCGGCAACGTCCGCGCGCCCGCCGACGACGGCGTCCTGCTGACCTCGCACATCGACACCGTGCCGGGCGACATCCCGGTCCGGATCGAGGAGAACGACGAGGGCGAGGAAGAACTGTGGGGCCGCGGTTCCGTCGACGCGAAGGGGCCGCTGTGCGCCATGGCCGTCGCCGCCGTCCGGACCGGTGCCTCCTTCGTCGGCGTCGTCGGCGAGGAGGTCGACTCCCGCGGCGGGCGCTACCTCGTCGAGGACCGCGACGACGAGCCCGGCGCCGTGATCAACGGCGAGCCCTCCGGCTGGGAGGGCATCACGCTGGGCTACCGCGGCCTGCTCGCGGGCACCTTCGTCGCCACCTCCGAGTCCGGCCACTCCTCGCGCCCGGAGAACAACGCCATCCAGGACGCCATCGACTGGTGGAGCGCCGTCGACGACGAGTTCGAGCCGGACGAGTGGGTGCCCGTCTTCGAGCGGGTCACCTGCAAGCCCGTCTCGATGGACGGCGGCATCTCCGACGACGGCCTCTCCGTCGAGGCGACGATGGACGTCCAGCTGCGGGTCCCGCCGGAGCACACCACCGAGGAGATCCGCGAGATCGCCGACGGCCACCTGGAGAACGGCACCGTCCACTGGGACGACCAGGTCGAGCCCGTGATGCAGAGCCCCCGGACGGAGGCGGCCCGCGCGTTCCGCGCCGCCATCCGACAGACCGGCGGCGATCCCAGCCTGCTGCGCAAGACGGGGACGAGCGACATGAACGTCTACGCCCAGGAGTGGGACTGCCCGATGGTCACCTACGGCCCCGGCGACTCCGACCTCGACCACGCGCCCGACGAGCACATCGTCCTCGCGGAGTACGACCGCGCCGTCGCGGTCCTCGAGAACGCCACCGAACGCCTGCT